The genomic interval CGGCGCGCCGCCGTGACGACCGTCACGCCGCGACGGCGATATACATGTCGACATGGGAGCCCTTGCGCATCGGCTCGAAGTCGGAGGGATAGAGTTCGAAGTCCGGCGCGGGCACGGTCTTGAAGCCGGAGCGCGGCAGAAGCTCGCCCCATATCTTTCCCATCGCGGCCTGCATCTGCGGATGCAGGGGCGTTCCGTCCAGCGTCAGGCGGAAGACGGCGTAGCTGTGCGCGTCGAGGCCGATGCGCTCGAACCCGTCCGGCAGCGGCGCGTCGCCCGCCACCTCCACGCCCGCGATGTATCTGAGGATGCCTTCCGCCTTGTCCTCCATCCTGCACACGCCATAGGTGCGCGCATCGGCCTGGCCGGGAAGCGGCAGGACGCGGATGAGGCGCGGCCAGAGGCCGGGGATGCCGCTCTTGTTCTCGTCGGTGAACAGCGCGCCGACCCCGGCGACGGCGAAGGCGCCGCGCGGCACGAGATCCGGGAGCATTTCGACCTTTGCGGCGGCGGACATGACGGTCTCCTTTTTCGGTTGCCTGAGGGCGTCGCGCTTGAACTGGCCGGGCGGCACGCCATAGCGGCGGCGGAAGGCGCGGGTGAAGGCTTCCTGGCTCTCGAAGCCGCAATCGAAGGCGAGCGCGGCCAGCGGCGGCGGCGCGTCGCCGGTCAGGCGCAGCGCCGCAGCCTGGAGCCGGCAGAGCCGGACATAGCCCATCACGCTTTCCCCGAAGCGCGCGGTGAACAGGCGCGAGAAATGGTAGGGCGAGAAGCCGGCGACGGCCGCCAGCTCCGCCACCGTCAGGGGCTCGTCGCGATGGGCCTCGATATAGGCGAGGACTTCGGCCAGGAAGTCGGGTTCGGACATGGAGGGATCATGGCAGGTGCCCCGGGCGCCGTCCTGACCGGGCTTGCGGCCACCCTTTGCCGCCCGGTACGTTTCCTTTCGGACGCGCAGCCAGGAGACCCCGATGGCAGAGCCCAACGAGTCCAATTCCGCCCAGCAGAACCAGGACCGGCAAAAACCGGGG from Rhizomicrobium sp. carries:
- a CDS encoding AraC family transcriptional regulator; the protein is MSEPDFLAEVLAYIEAHRDEPLTVAELAAVAGFSPYHFSRLFTARFGESVMGYVRLCRLQAAALRLTGDAPPPLAALAFDCGFESQEAFTRAFRRRYGVPPGQFKRDALRQPKKETVMSAAAKVEMLPDLVPRGAFAVAGVGALFTDENKSGIPGLWPRLIRVLPLPGQADARTYGVCRMEDKAEGILRYIAGVEVAGDAPLPDGFERIGLDAHSYAVFRLTLDGTPLHPQMQAAMGKIWGELLPRSGFKTVPAPDFELYPSDFEPMRKGSHVDMYIAVAA